A single window of Vigna unguiculata cultivar IT97K-499-35 chromosome 1, ASM411807v1, whole genome shotgun sequence DNA harbors:
- the LOC114192037 gene encoding ent-kaur-16-ene synthase, chloroplastic-like produces the protein MITSLASHQTPLFPQCLNWLLANQHLDGSWGLPDRHPLLMNDALLSTLACILALKQWGVGEDQINRGLHFIQSNIASIQDEKQHLPIGFGINFPSLIEYAQNLGINLPIEATILNTMIHKREIELQR, from the exons ATGATAACCTCTCTAGCTTCTCATCAGACCCCACTTTTCCCTCAGTGCTTAAATTGGTTGTTGGCTAATCAACACTTAGATGGTTCTTGGGGTCTTCCTGATCGCCATCCATTACTGATGAATGATGCTCTCTTATCTACCTTAGCATGCATCCTTGCTCTAAAGCAATGGGGTGTCGGAGAAGATCAAATTAACAGGG GTCTTCACTTTATTCAGTCAAACATTGCCTCAATCCAGGATGAGAAGCAGCACCTTCCCATAGGATTTGGTATCAATTTTCCTTCTTTGATAGA atATGCACAAAATTTGGGCATTAATCTTCCAATTGAAGCTACGATCTTGAATACAATGATCCACAAGAGAGAAATAGAACTGCAAAGGTAG